One Thermodesulfobacteriota bacterium genomic region harbors:
- a CDS encoding universal stress protein, with translation MDDRKIGRFLELFDLGRNFTDEELKAAYRDLVQVWHPDKYSNSERLRIRAESKIKLINEAYGTLEEILRRKEVRSDSQSGSDAAFAQGPNPNIYFGSIFHTTDFSELSDIAFAHALRLALSSNARLELFHVLPTHGKDVISEFPRIRDTLVRWNIISKENAEDDLRSLGFSYSKVVAVHKDPVASILNYLRTHPSEVNVLAAHTRSGPGNLLHRSVAGKVSRDSGGWTLFIKDNERGFVSSQDGTISLRNILIPIDSEPDPMLGVYAASRLAQVFGNKACVFTLLYVGEPADMPVVRPPGNAGWVWNTVARRGSIVENILGVADEVAADVIVMGTKGNQGFLDALRGSTTEQILRRGLTPLLTVPERRIRKR, from the coding sequence ATGGACGACCGTAAGATCGGGAGATTCCTGGAACTCTTCGACCTCGGCCGTAATTTCACGGACGAAGAGCTGAAGGCCGCTTACAGGGACTTGGTGCAGGTATGGCACCCGGATAAGTATTCCAATAGCGAGCGGTTGAGAATCCGAGCGGAATCCAAGATAAAGCTTATCAACGAGGCTTACGGGACTCTTGAGGAAATCCTCAGGAGAAAGGAAGTACGTTCGGACTCGCAAAGCGGTTCCGACGCCGCTTTTGCGCAGGGTCCGAATCCTAATATCTATTTCGGCAGCATATTCCACACGACCGACTTTTCCGAATTGAGCGACATCGCGTTTGCGCATGCTCTAAGGCTGGCGCTGTCATCGAACGCGAGGCTCGAGCTGTTCCATGTGCTGCCGACACACGGCAAGGACGTCATATCGGAATTCCCCAGGATAAGGGACACGCTCGTGCGCTGGAACATTATTTCGAAGGAGAATGCAGAGGACGACCTCCGCTCGCTCGGTTTCTCCTATTCAAAAGTGGTGGCAGTTCACAAGGACCCCGTGGCCTCGATACTCAATTACTTGAGGACTCATCCGTCTGAAGTAAACGTGCTCGCCGCCCACACGAGGTCGGGTCCAGGAAACCTTCTCCACAGGTCGGTCGCGGGAAAGGTCTCCCGCGATTCGGGCGGCTGGACGCTCTTCATAAAGGACAACGAGCGCGGTTTCGTGTCCTCGCAAGACGGAACTATAAGTCTCAGGAATATTCTCATACCTATTGACTCCGAGCCCGATCCTATGCTCGGCGTTTACGCCGCGTCGCGGCTCGCGCAGGTGTTTGGAAATAAAGCCTGCGTGTTCACTCTCTTATACGTCGGGGAGCCTGCGGATATGCCGGTCGTACGGCCACCCGGAAACGCCGGATGGGTGTGGAACACCGTAGCGCGCCGTGGGAGCATTGTGGAAAACATACTCGGCGTCGCGGATGAGGTCGCTGCCGACGTTATAGTTATGGGGACCAAGGGCAATCAGGGGTTTCTCGACGCCCTCAGGGGGAGCACTACCGAGCAGATACTCCGCAGGGGCCTGACCCCGCTGCTGACCGTGCCCGAGCGCCGTATACGGAAGAGATAA
- a CDS encoding glycine zipper domain-containing protein: protein MKKIVFLIAVVAIVGCQTYNPVVDPRSVGNDDAYYRDQAECRAIAQQGAPGWKNTAKDTVVGGAVGTGTGALIGTIAGNTVAGLAYGAVIGGLAGGAKGVYDSEKGYEQIYRNCMIGRGYNVLN, encoded by the coding sequence TTGAAAAAAATTGTGTTTCTTATAGCTGTGGTTGCGATCGTTGGGTGCCAGACTTATAACCCGGTCGTAGATCCTAGGAGCGTCGGAAATGACGACGCTTATTACAGGGACCAGGCGGAGTGCAGGGCCATAGCCCAGCAGGGGGCGCCCGGCTGGAAGAATACGGCTAAGGATACGGTCGTCGGCGGAGCGGTAGGCACCGGCACCGGCGCGCTCATCGGCACTATAGCGGGGAATACTGTAGCGGGGCTCGCATACGGCGCCGTAATAGGCGGACTTGCGGGAGGTGCCAAAGGGGTTTATGATTCGGAAAAGGGCTATGAACAGATATACAGGAACTGCATGATCGGAAGGGGCTATAACGTTCTTAACTGA
- a CDS encoding FAD-dependent oxidoreductase, with protein sequence MVRKQIIIIGGGFAGVKCAKTLRASLSREEADVILFNGENYMVFQPLLAEVVGASISPEPVAVPLRQMLPGVYCRTEDVIHIDVNDNYVEFLGDRGRKGMMYYDHLVIACGSDVNLGLIPGMADHAFPLKTVGDAVALRYHVLQQMENAEIADNVDLRKWYLSFVIVGGGFSGVEVAGEINDLVRETRKYYRNIPKEEIKVTLIHSRDQILPEVTSDLRDFARIKMEQAGVKVVLNKRVSYVTPECVGFSDGGTVEGATIVCTVGNAPSPMVEKLDAPKDKGRLLTEPDMRVSGMKNVWAVGDCAFIMNDYDKKPSPTTGQFAERQGRQAANNIVRVLKGQETRPFRFKMIGQLCAIGGHNAVAEFLGLHISGFLAWFLWRSVYLFKLPSLSHQLKVGFDWAWEIFYSRDLAHPKGDKTERISRAHFQPGDYIFREGDPSMGFYIIESGEVEVVRSVPDSGKETVVAVLGQGDFFGEMALLENRNRSASVRARTNVELTIMGSKVFQQISGTLAPFKEFLADAVKRRSVDIWERIPAAYNILHAEPLATFVKPFTDRLSPSDTFQTAVRKLSGSDLEFCCVADDSGKLLGIVTRTDIFQAVDAGVRPETNVSAFMNKNPVVVTAGDSSTVVAGTMRVRGLKWVPVVEDLSSLHVEGYVRRDGMIGFVLEKLSVIGI encoded by the coding sequence ATGGTCAGGAAACAGATTATTATAATCGGCGGCGGATTCGCGGGCGTAAAATGCGCAAAGACGCTGCGTGCCAGTCTCTCGAGGGAAGAGGCGGATGTAATCCTGTTCAACGGTGAGAACTACATGGTTTTCCAGCCCCTGCTCGCCGAGGTCGTGGGAGCCTCGATAAGCCCTGAGCCCGTGGCGGTACCGCTCAGGCAGATGCTCCCCGGGGTTTACTGCAGGACCGAGGACGTGATACACATCGATGTTAACGATAATTACGTCGAGTTCCTTGGCGACCGCGGGCGGAAGGGGATGATGTATTACGACCACCTGGTGATAGCGTGCGGCTCGGATGTCAACCTGGGCCTCATACCGGGGATGGCGGATCACGCCTTTCCACTGAAGACCGTGGGCGATGCAGTAGCTCTCCGTTACCATGTCCTCCAGCAGATGGAGAACGCGGAGATCGCCGACAACGTCGACCTCCGGAAGTGGTACCTTTCGTTCGTTATCGTGGGGGGAGGGTTCAGCGGGGTGGAGGTAGCCGGGGAAATAAACGACCTCGTCAGGGAAACCCGAAAGTATTACAGAAATATCCCTAAAGAGGAGATAAAGGTCACGCTCATCCATTCGAGGGACCAGATCCTGCCCGAGGTCACTTCGGACCTCCGGGATTTCGCAAGGATAAAGATGGAGCAGGCGGGCGTGAAAGTGGTGCTGAACAAGCGCGTCTCTTACGTGACGCCCGAATGCGTCGGATTCTCAGACGGTGGAACTGTCGAGGGCGCTACCATCGTATGCACGGTCGGCAACGCCCCTTCCCCTATGGTCGAGAAACTCGATGCGCCAAAGGACAAGGGCAGGCTCCTCACCGAGCCCGATATGAGGGTGAGTGGGATGAAGAACGTGTGGGCGGTGGGGGACTGCGCGTTTATAATGAACGACTACGACAAGAAGCCGAGTCCTACGACGGGACAATTCGCTGAAAGGCAGGGGAGGCAGGCGGCGAACAACATAGTCAGGGTGCTTAAAGGTCAGGAGACCAGGCCCTTCAGGTTCAAGATGATCGGGCAGTTGTGCGCTATAGGCGGACACAACGCCGTTGCGGAGTTCCTGGGGCTCCATATCTCGGGCTTCCTGGCCTGGTTCTTATGGCGCTCCGTCTATTTGTTCAAGCTTCCGTCGCTCTCCCACCAGCTCAAGGTGGGGTTCGACTGGGCGTGGGAAATATTCTATTCACGTGACCTGGCGCACCCAAAAGGGGACAAGACTGAAAGGATATCCAGAGCCCATTTCCAGCCGGGAGATTATATCTTCAGGGAAGGGGATCCTTCGATGGGCTTCTACATCATAGAATCGGGTGAGGTCGAGGTAGTGAGGTCGGTGCCCGATAGCGGGAAGGAGACCGTGGTGGCCGTCCTCGGGCAGGGGGACTTCTTCGGCGAGATGGCGCTGCTAGAGAACAGGAACAGGAGCGCGAGCGTCCGGGCGAGGACGAACGTCGAGCTGACTATCATGGGCAGCAAGGTGTTCCAGCAGATATCGGGCACGCTTGCGCCTTTCAAGGAATTCCTCGCCGATGCCGTGAAAAGGAGGAGCGTGGATATATGGGAGCGGATCCCGGCCGCTTACAACATACTGCACGCCGAGCCGCTCGCCACTTTTGTCAAGCCATTTACAGACAGGCTTTCGCCCTCCGATACCTTTCAGACCGCGGTCAGGAAGCTGAGCGGGAGCGACCTCGAATTCTGCTGTGTCGCGGACGACTCGGGCAAGCTCCTTGGAATAGTCACTCGTACCGATATCTTCCAGGCCGTCGACGCCGGTGTGAGACCGGAAACGAACGTCTCCGCATTCATGAACAAGAACCCCGTCGTCGTGACCGCCGGGGATTCGAGCACCGTCGTCGCTGGGACCATGCGGGTGCGCGGGCTCAAGTGGGTACCCGTCGTTGAAGACCTGTCGTCTCTTCATGTAGAGGGTTATGTCAGGAGAGACGGTATGATAGGGTTCGTGCTCGAAAAGCTGAGCGTGATAGGAATCTGA
- a CDS encoding putative Na+/H+ antiporter, whose amino-acid sequence MQRKYLYLLAVLGFLAVSAYTAWASVNTASENSKFPPALESYNDSDLGSIPAILKDRIRQEPFNLVATLIFFCAIVHTFLASKFMTIAHKWEHRHEERIKRGEADENSVHFGAELFHFLGEVEVVFGFWALVLIVAILLEFGWPTVVNYFSHGVNFTEPAFVVVIMTLAATRPILKLAESMMWKVAGLIGGSLAALWFTILTIGPLLGSFITEPAAITISALVLSNKFYDLKPSAKLKYATMGLLFVNISVGGTLTHFAAPPVLMVSGPWNWGTDFMLTHFGWKALIGILVSNGIYFAVFRTELAKLQESFALRTLKDKIEATYVTQARIQKEFDRVKAAVEKERRIIESINEKTELLSSLIRERMEAESLPKLMAEGIDERLIREAFEKRFQEIKLRKIRRFLPGVLPESMRPEFVDPDWDKREDPVPTWVTAVHILFMAWTIINAHHTQLFVLGLLFFLGFAQITAPYQNRINLQPAMLVGFFLAGLVIHGGLQGWWIEPVLGGLSEFPLMLGATILTGFNDNAAITYLSTLVPDFTDSLKYAVVAGAVTGGGLTVIANAPNPAGQSILKKHFDDAVSPIGLFTAALLPTVIIFLCFWYLG is encoded by the coding sequence ATGCAGAGAAAATACCTGTATCTGTTAGCCGTGCTGGGATTCCTGGCTGTATCCGCTTACACGGCGTGGGCTTCCGTGAATACCGCATCCGAAAACTCCAAGTTCCCACCTGCGCTCGAGAGCTATAACGATTCTGACCTCGGGAGCATCCCCGCGATATTAAAAGACCGGATAAGACAGGAGCCGTTCAACCTCGTGGCGACTCTCATCTTCTTTTGCGCCATTGTCCACACTTTCCTGGCCAGCAAATTCATGACCATAGCGCATAAATGGGAGCACAGGCATGAGGAGCGAATAAAGAGAGGTGAAGCCGACGAGAATTCGGTGCACTTCGGCGCTGAGCTGTTTCATTTCCTCGGCGAGGTAGAGGTGGTGTTCGGCTTTTGGGCGCTAGTCTTAATAGTTGCGATACTGCTGGAATTCGGATGGCCCACCGTCGTCAATTACTTCAGTCACGGCGTTAACTTTACAGAGCCCGCGTTCGTGGTGGTTATTATGACCCTCGCGGCGACGCGCCCGATACTAAAACTCGCGGAGTCCATGATGTGGAAGGTCGCGGGCCTCATCGGCGGCTCTCTCGCCGCGCTCTGGTTCACGATCCTGACCATCGGCCCGCTTCTGGGCTCGTTCATTACGGAGCCAGCCGCAATCACCATATCCGCGCTCGTGCTCTCGAATAAATTTTACGACCTCAAGCCGAGCGCGAAGCTCAAATACGCGACAATGGGACTCCTTTTCGTCAATATCTCCGTCGGCGGCACCTTGACGCACTTCGCGGCGCCTCCCGTGCTTATGGTATCCGGTCCCTGGAACTGGGGGACGGACTTCATGCTCACTCACTTCGGATGGAAGGCACTCATAGGCATCCTGGTCTCAAACGGCATCTATTTCGCGGTCTTCCGTACGGAACTGGCCAAGCTGCAGGAGTCTTTCGCCTTACGCACGTTGAAAGACAAGATCGAGGCGACCTACGTCACACAGGCGCGCATACAAAAGGAATTCGACAGGGTCAAGGCGGCGGTAGAGAAAGAGAGAAGGATAATCGAGTCGATAAACGAGAAGACAGAACTCCTTTCAAGCCTGATACGAGAGAGGATGGAAGCCGAGTCCCTGCCCAAGCTCATGGCGGAAGGCATAGACGAGCGGCTCATAAGGGAGGCTTTCGAAAAACGCTTTCAGGAGATCAAGCTTAGAAAAATAAGGCGATTCCTTCCGGGCGTCCTGCCCGAGAGCATGCGACCCGAATTCGTCGACCCCGACTGGGACAAGCGGGAGGACCCCGTGCCCACCTGGGTAACGGCCGTGCACATCCTGTTCATGGCCTGGACGATAATCAACGCGCACCACACTCAGCTCTTCGTACTGGGGCTCCTGTTCTTCCTGGGCTTCGCCCAGATAACGGCTCCGTATCAGAACAGGATCAATCTCCAGCCCGCGATGCTCGTGGGGTTTTTCCTGGCGGGCCTCGTAATTCACGGGGGACTCCAGGGATGGTGGATCGAGCCCGTGCTCGGGGGACTGAGCGAGTTCCCCTTAATGCTGGGCGCAACAATACTCACAGGGTTCAACGACAACGCTGCGATTACATACCTGAGCACTCTCGTCCCCGATTTCACGGACAGCCTGAAATACGCAGTCGTCGCGGGGGCCGTCACGGGCGGAGGGCTTACAGTTATCGCAAACGCGCCTAACCCCGCGGGGCAGTCGATACTGAAGAAACACTTCGACGACGCGGTATCCCCCATAGGCCTGTTCACAGCGGCTCTTCTTCCGACTGTCATAATATTCCTCTGCTTCTGGTATCTGGGTTAA